The Roseibium salinum nucleotide sequence CCTCGTGTCCTGTCGTCAGGCTTCGGCTTCCTTCGGCCGCGGAGCGGTAGGCGGCTTCGACGAGCTCCAGCGTTTTCAGGTTGTCCGCGCCCGACGTTTCGGGAACGGACGAGATATTGAGACACTCGACAAAATGCTGCTGGATGTTCAGGACACTCTCCTGAATGTTGTGCCAGGGACGTTCGGCCCAGGGCAGCAATGGAGGGGAAACGTCGTTCCGGTGGGTTCCCTCAGCGTTGTGGACAACGAGCTGGTAGTCGGCCATCAGCCGCAAGGTGCCTCCGCTGCCGTCGATTTCAATCAGGGTTTCGGGGAAATGTTCGCGGGGCAGACGGGTCGCATAGCTGCAGTCGACGATGCTGGTAGCCCCGTCCTTGTGAACGAGCATCATTGTCGCCACGTCCTCGGCCCTGATAGCCGGATTAACGCGTTTCGTGCTTGCCGAAATGGTCGCAACGTCTCCGAAGAGAAATCGTGCGACATCCAGAATGTGGATACCGAGATCCTGAACGATGAACCGTTCATCCGTCGCCAGATAGGGCTGACCCGAATAGACGTCGTAGGCCGAGCGGAAACTGACGCGTCCCCAGAAAGGCGTTCCGAGCGCCCCACTGTCGACTTCCGCCTTCACCCTGCGAACAGGTGATTGCCAGCGGAAATTCTCGTGCACCATCAGCGTTACACCCGCTGCGCGTGCCGCAGCGGTCATGGCGCGCGCATCTTCCATCGTGTCCGCAAACGGCTTTTGGCAAATGATGTTCACCCCGGATGCGGCGGCCAGTTCCACGAGGGGAAGATGGGTCTGGACGGTTGTCGCGATGTCGGCGAAATCCAATTGCTCCGCTTTGAACAACTCGGCCGCATCCGTATAGGTCCGCTCGATGCCGAAGCGTTCCGCCGTTTCTCTCAGCCGGCCCTCGTCCCGGTCGCAAAGGGCGATCATGTCGGCGCCCTCAACCGCCGCCCAGGCGTGCATGTGGTTCTGAGCGAAGAAACCGCAACCGATCAGCGCTCCCTTTTTCATCCAAGTCTCCTTTGCCGTTGAAGCACTTTAACCGGCCGCAGTCTGCTGTTGCAGAGCGACCCGCGCCTGAAGCCGCTGCTGTGCCTGGTCGACCACGACTGCTGCGATGATCACGAGCCCTTTTATGACGGTTTGCCAGAATGAGCTCACACCCATCATCACCAGGCCGTCCGACAGAACACCGATAACGAAGGCCCCGATGATCGTGCCGCCGATGCGTCCGCGTCCGCCGGACATAGATGTTCCGCCCAGAACGGCCGCGGCAATGGCATTCAGTTCAAAGGTTTCTCCGGTGGCCGGATGTGAGGCCACAAGCTGCGAGGAGATCACGAGACCGACAATCGCCGCGCAGAAACCCGAAAACATGTAGACGAACATCTTGACCCGCTTGACCTTGACCCCTGACAAGGCCGCGGCCCTTTCATTGCCTCCGACAGCATAGATATGTCGCCCAAGGGGAGTGCGGCCGGCAATATAGGCGGCTGTCAGCCCGA carries:
- a CDS encoding Gfo/Idh/MocA family protein, translating into MKKGALIGCGFFAQNHMHAWAAVEGADMIALCDRDEGRLRETAERFGIERTYTDAAELFKAEQLDFADIATTVQTHLPLVELAAASGVNIICQKPFADTMEDARAMTAAARAAGVTLMVHENFRWQSPVRRVKAEVDSGALGTPFWGRVSFRSAYDVYSGQPYLATDERFIVQDLGIHILDVARFLFGDVATISASTKRVNPAIRAEDVATMMLVHKDGATSIVDCSYATRLPREHFPETLIEIDGSGGTLRLMADYQLVVHNAEGTHRNDVSPPLLPWAERPWHNIQESVLNIQQHFVECLNISSVPETSGADNLKTLELVEAAYRSAAEGSRSLTTGHEAR